One genomic window of Ruminococcus gauvreauii includes the following:
- a CDS encoding GtrA family protein, which produces MISYLFFGVCTTAVNIIVYYLCARMLKMGTAGSTAAAWAAAVLFAYITNKLFVFESRSFEKSLMIRELASFFTCRLLTGVLDLAVMYICVERFGWNDMIMKVISNALVIVINYVASKLLIFKKSVEDQNCE; this is translated from the coding sequence GTGATCAGTTATCTTTTCTTCGGCGTATGTACAACGGCGGTCAATATTATCGTATATTACCTCTGTGCGCGGATGCTGAAGATGGGGACGGCAGGCAGCACGGCGGCAGCATGGGCTGCCGCCGTGTTGTTCGCCTATATTACCAATAAGCTCTTTGTGTTTGAGAGCAGGTCATTTGAGAAGAGCCTGATGATACGGGAGCTTGCATCTTTTTTTACATGCAGGCTGCTGACGGGGGTGCTCGATCTTGCCGTCATGTACATTTGTGTGGAACGTTTCGGGTGGAATGACATGATCATGAAGGTGATATCCAATGCGTTGGTGATCGTGATTAATTATGTGGCGAGTAAACTTTTAATTTTTAAAAAGAGTGTTGAGGATCAGAACTGTGAGTGA
- a CDS encoding phosphotransferase, whose protein sequence is MNKTEKFEKILNWMNHHEFQNQRGLAGDTGMSLGTVNALLKEMEQADYLLKSGKRYYLTERGESYLAALKEGQQNVKLRIGAGTDRVRTAVILAAGDNPSFPCPVGLLRLNGAAVIDRILHILTQNGIERVCIVTGAMEEQYQSYFEKRNVTLISNPRYKWTGTMESLSLAAEFVEEDFLLVESNQVFEEKAVTALMNQPVPNCVLMTVPSGSSDEAYVELGKDHTVFRISKDIRQMNHIDGEMLGISRITLRLFQKMLEYFRDNTNPMLNYEYVLESIGRLYKIQGIFLDDLAWTVIENQSLYDMARNRIYPRIVKRERLEKENRARETLKHCMKLDDGEIEEVRIGGGMTNTNFFVRVHGREYILRIPGACTEEMINRKNEQHNSALASAAGINPVNVYFHADSGVKVTECIQGAVTLNGKTARLEEMIRKTTGILRTLHHSGMKLYGSFSVLEEYEKYKRMIAKSGAVWYQGFEEMDDFFYTLQERLQQIGIDRKPCHNDLVPENLVLDKDGRMYLIDWEYSGYNDPMWDLASHLLECEFTEDEEELLLYHYFRRKAKPGELEKILIFKISQDILWSAWTVLKEREGEDFGTYGTDRLKRAEQLREEYQKRYGR, encoded by the coding sequence ATGAATAAAACGGAAAAATTTGAAAAAATACTGAACTGGATGAATCATCATGAATTTCAGAATCAGCGGGGACTGGCGGGTGATACTGGGATGTCACTCGGGACGGTCAATGCGTTGTTGAAGGAAATGGAGCAGGCAGATTATCTGTTAAAGTCGGGAAAACGATATTATCTGACGGAACGGGGAGAATCCTATCTGGCAGCTCTGAAGGAGGGCCAGCAGAATGTGAAGCTGAGGATCGGGGCCGGGACGGATAGGGTCAGAACGGCGGTTATCCTGGCAGCGGGGGACAATCCGTCATTTCCCTGTCCAGTAGGGCTTCTGAGACTAAACGGTGCGGCAGTTATCGACAGGATTCTGCACATTCTGACCCAGAATGGAATTGAACGCGTCTGCATCGTAACAGGCGCCATGGAAGAACAGTACCAGTCGTATTTTGAAAAACGGAATGTCACGCTGATCAGCAATCCACGGTATAAATGGACAGGAACCATGGAGTCACTTTCGCTCGCGGCTGAGTTTGTGGAGGAAGATTTTCTGCTGGTGGAGAGCAACCAGGTCTTTGAGGAAAAGGCGGTGACTGCGCTGATGAATCAGCCGGTGCCGAACTGTGTACTTATGACGGTTCCAAGCGGTTCCAGCGATGAGGCGTATGTGGAACTTGGAAAAGACCATACGGTCTTCAGAATATCCAAGGATATCCGACAGATGAATCACATCGACGGAGAAATGCTGGGAATCAGCAGGATCACGCTGCGTCTGTTTCAGAAGATGCTGGAATATTTCCGTGATAATACGAATCCGATGCTGAATTATGAGTACGTTCTCGAGTCGATCGGACGCCTGTATAAGATTCAGGGAATATTCCTGGACGATCTTGCATGGACGGTCATTGAAAATCAGAGTCTCTACGATATGGCAAGGAACCGAATTTATCCGAGGATCGTAAAGCGCGAACGTCTGGAGAAAGAAAACAGGGCGAGGGAGACACTGAAACACTGTATGAAGCTTGACGATGGGGAGATCGAAGAAGTCCGCATCGGGGGCGGTATGACGAATACTAATTTCTTTGTGCGCGTTCATGGCCGGGAATATATTCTGCGGATACCGGGGGCATGCACGGAGGAGATGATCAACAGGAAAAATGAACAGCACAACAGTGCGCTTGCATCTGCAGCGGGTATCAACCCGGTAAATGTTTACTTTCATGCAGATTCCGGTGTAAAGGTGACAGAATGTATCCAGGGCGCTGTGACTTTAAATGGAAAGACGGCACGGTTGGAAGAGATGATCAGAAAGACTACAGGAATCCTGCGCACGCTGCACCATTCGGGGATGAAGCTGTATGGGTCCTTCTCCGTGCTGGAAGAGTATGAGAAATACAAACGAATGATTGCAAAGAGCGGCGCCGTCTGGTATCAGGGGTTTGAGGAGATGGACGACTTTTTCTATACACTGCAGGAACGGCTGCAGCAGATCGGCATTGACAGGAAGCCTTGCCATAATGACCTTGTGCCTGAGAACCTTGTGCTTGACAAAGACGGAAGGATGTATCTGATCGACTGGGAATATTCGGGTTATAATGATCCGATGTGGGATCTGGCGTCTCATCTGCTGGAGTGCGAATTTACAGAGGACGAAGAGGAACTGCTGCTTTACCATTATTTCAGGAGGAAAGCTAAACCGGGAGAACTGGAAAAAATCCTGATTTTTAAAATTAGCCAGGATATCCTGTGGAGCGCCTGGACAGTGTTGAAGGAAAGAGAAGGGGAAGATTTTGGAACTTATGGGACGGATCGCCTGAAAAGGGCAGAACAGCTGAGAGAGGAGTATCAAAAACGTTATGGAAGATAA